The nucleotide sequence CACCCTCCAAATTCCACTGAGAGACGCTTGCAGCTAGAGTACCTGCGGAAAAAAGGGAATTACGTGCATAATTTGAATGTTCTTCAATCAGGCAGTGGAAAGCTTGTTCCTTGTAAAAGGCCGACGGAAGATGCTCAGGGTGAGGAATTCGTCCACTGCCCCTACTGCCTAGGCTTTTATACTAGGAAAGTGCTATGGAGGCATGCAAAGAAATGCCGTTTTAAACCTACTGATGTCAAACCCAGACCAGGTAAGAACAGAATACTTTCATTGTGTGCTACAGTCTCAGCTTCATCTGTTACAACTAGCGCTACCTTGAGGAAAGTGATGAGCCAAATGAGTCAAGATAGAGTTTCACTTGTGGTCAAAGATGACGAGTGTATATTGGAGATGGGACAGCACCTTTGTAACAGGCTAGGGAGTGATGTGTCGAAGCATGAATACATTCGACAGAAGATGAGAGAGCTGGGTAGATTGTAGTTAGTGCAAGAGAAGTCACATCTCTCAGGAACATACATGACATGATCACACCAGCCAACTCATGGAGACTGTCCTTGCTGTGAAACATGTTGCTGGTTACAGACCAAATGGTTCATTCAAGAACTTCATCTCTTGCTTTGAAACTGGGACAAAGTCTGACAAAGATTTCAGAACTCATAGAAAGTAAAGCCTTGGTCAAAGGTGATGAGGAACTGCTAGATCAGCACGGAATTTCCGTCAGATATATAACACAAAGTGGCGAGAAATGATTTCCGCATCAGCACACCGAACACTTGAAGAAGGAAAATGGAATTCTCCACTACTGCTTCCTTTCACTGAGGATGTGAAACTTCTTCATTCATATCTGgatggaaaagaaaaggagcACAGCAATGCCTTGTCATCAAAATCATCTACAACTGACTGGTCGAACCTTGCCATGGTCACACTTACAAAGGTAATACTTTTCAATCGccgcagagagggagaagtttCTAGGATGCTACTTTCCAACTTCACTCAGAGAGACACATCAGACCCACATGATGACATTAATGCTGCTCTTTCAGAATTAGAGAAAAAACTTTGTAAACACTTTCAGAGAATCGAAATAAGAGGGAAGAGAGGCCGAAAAGTCCCCATTTTGCTGACCCCGGAGATGATACGGTCACTTGAACTCTTGGTGGCAAAGAGAGTTGAATGTGGGGTGGAGAAATGTAATCCGTATCTCTTTGCACGTCCAAGTGCCATGACTTGCTTTCGTGGCTCTGATTGCATTAACTTTTTTGCCAAGGCTTGTGGTGCTAAGCATCCAGAAACTTTGAGCTCCACAAACTGCGCAAGCAAATTGGTACACTCTCCAAAGTGTTGAACCTCTCAAATACTGAATTGGATCAATTAGCAGATTTTTTAGGACATGACATACGTGTCCACAGGCAGTTTTACAGGCTTCCAGAGGGGACTTTGCAGCTTGCAAAGATTAGCAAGGTCCTTATGGCTTTTGAGACGGGACGTCTTTCCGAGTTTAAGGGGAAAAGCTTGGATGACATTACCATCGATCCTGATGGtaatattaaaacatttattctttaaataacctttttttttagattCTTGACCCATGATACTTCATAGCTaacttttatttattatgttaaaagaaaataaatcaacattTCTTAGCAAGTTTGTTACTTGTATAAAGTGGCAGTTTACAAACACATCATAACATAATTTCCCCTATATTTTTACAGATAGGGTTGAAGGTGTTGGAAACGATGATTTGGATGATTTGGATGATTTGGATGATTTGGAAGGTAAAAGTCCAACTTTTCTTTAATAGTGTCAATTTTATGATGGCTATAATAAGATTGATTTCAGCAGATTTCGGCCTCTCATCTAATCCCTGCTCCCTTCTTAGGCCCTACCCCACTTTAGACTTTTCAAATTATGCAGTGGGTGAAGTTAGGTTCTGAGGGGTACAATCACACTCTAACTATTCACAAACATAGGGATAGACATAGGGATAGACTGCAACTGTTCTATCATGCTTGGTTCAGGAGATATGATgcaacaaaaatataaaaatgttcaTGCTTTTCTTAAAAGGTGAACGTAATCACCTGGActggtcttttttgtatattatGGGGATAACCAATCCAAATAAAGTAGGCTATGTTTGCATTGGCGTAATGAATAGTATTATAAGATGGAATGTTGTCACATTTACTGTAAGTCAAATCACAATAAATTCACAATAAGATGGTTATTACAATCCCTACAAAGTCCAGCATAATGTTGAAAGAATAGGATAGGATGCATTGGATGCTTTGGCTGCACAGAAACTTTGCCCAGTGCTACATTGTTATTTGGTAGGATGGGGTGGTTGCTGTGGCTGCACAATACCATACTGTTTAACAATGAAGCACGATACTGCACAaagttaatatatatatatatattttgcaaCATCATTTCACATTGTTTCTAAGAGAGTTTGTTATACCTGGATTGTGAAGTTTATAATCATGTATCATTTCCCCCCTATGTCTTCATAGGGGGAAAGTTGAGGATGATGGAAACAGTTGAGGATGATGGAAACAGTGACATGGATGATGAGTCTGGAGGTAAAAGTATTAAACTCCTACTTTGTTTTGTCTAAGTTTTATGTCGAGAGTATTAAGATTATTATTGATTTAAAAACTTGGCATGGCCTTGTGCTAGCTTAAACGTAACAGTACTTGTGCATCGCTTTGCTATCCTTGGGTGATTTGCCACACCAAAAGTAATACAAGATTGTGAAACAATACTTGCCATACTTACTATACTTTTATAGACTAATACTCTGTATTCCTTCAGTATTTATTATTCACTTGTCTGCTTTCAGTTCCCCCTCTGCTCTGGTAGGATGTGTCAGTCCATAAGCAGTCCAACTATTTAgtgttattatattattgatTGGTGATTGGGTCAGTGATAGTATTAAAAGATCATCCTATTTCACTGAAAACTCCAGATGAAAACACTAATCGTATATAGTTTGAATTTGTTCATTTTTTATTCACTCCAAGTTAAGTAGATCTAGTGATGGAGTGGGCAAGGACTCTTTTGAATTGGTGGAGAATGTGTTAGTTCCATGTTCAAAGTGTCCATTCAGCAGATCTTAGCCCATAATGTCTCAGCAACGAGATATTTGAATTCTACGGAACACAGCCAATGACTAACAGAAACTGGGAATAGTTGGGGTCAGTCTGGGGCAGGTGGTGCTGGGCGTGAAAGGTGTGAAGGCATATCCATATGACCACAGATAGGAAAGCCTGTGTACTGACAGCTACCATTTGAATGTAACTAAAAAGTTCAAATAATAATTTGTTTGTTAGGGTAGTTGTAATATGTTGCTGTTTAGTTTCAGGTCATTTTTGGTCAAGTTGATGTCATGAGGACAGGCAGTTATTGTGCTGGAAAGAAGAGAGGCAATGGGCTTTGTAGACATGTAAAGCTaagtgtcatcagcatagcagtgaaACTGAACACCATGATGACGAAGGATATTGCAGAGTGGGAAATCATAAAAGGAGAGGCTCCAAAACTATGCCCTGGGGAACCCTCTTGGTGACAGCTGAGCTCTTTGACTAAATGGTCATTATTTCAGTCAGTCAGGAAGGCTGTTAAACACAGGTGTGCACTGCCATGGCTTTCAATGTTGGCTAGACGTTCTAGAAGAAGCTAATGTGAAatagtgtcaaaggctgcactaagGTCGAGGAGGATGAGTATAGAAAGTAGtccagcatcagctgcacaaAGGAGGTCAATGTTTATCTTGATGAATAGATGAAGTGTCCTATTATTTAATTACATCTTAGTTAAGTTTATAGTTAAGTCTTGTGTGTACTACTTCTGcaatcatttgtttatttaattcTCTTTATGGCAAATGTAGGTGGAGATGATGCACACCCAGAGCACATGACACATGGAGCGACCCCGCTTCGCACACGCCACATGGCAAAGAAAAGTATGCTTATTTTTCCAtgtgtgaattttttttatttatcggGTATATATTGCCGCTACAGTCTCGGATTGTATCTACTGTACCATATGAGTTTTCATGTAGCTGTCTAGTCCACTGTAAGAGGGAATGTATCATCATTACCCCTTTTAAGAGAAATGTGGCATATAGGGAAAAAGTTTGTCAAATCTC is from Clupea harengus unplaced genomic scaffold, Ch_v2.0.2, whole genome shotgun sequence and encodes:
- the LOC122131238 gene encoding uncharacterized protein LOC122131238; translated protein: MAFETGRLSEFKGKSLDDITIDPDDRVEGVGNDDLDDLDDLDDLEGGKLRMMETVEDDGNSDMDDESGGGDDAHPEHMTHGATPLRTRHMAKKRNEGEVTETDCVGERVIRSCKVRRPVQRKKWQPEEIHAVEKHMMNFIRTCHVPGKADCDGCLKSEPLHLKDRDWKAIKFYVKNRIDALKRKS